A stretch of DNA from Scleropages formosus chromosome 13, fSclFor1.1, whole genome shotgun sequence:
ctttggaaaaatgtccaAAGTTGTGTAAAAGAGCAGAACGCATTTAAATGTACTGTTGATTGTGTTTAAATGAAGATATCAACATAGGGCACTATTTAAGTGTCAAATTCACCATTAGGTTAAAATGAATCACTGCTTAAACACTAATGCATTGTCTCTTTCTTCCACAATCGTATATTTTGGGacacaaagaataaataaataatatgctgTATTGTAACAAATTTGTGTATGCATCAGTATCAGTCACAGGAGCTGCAATCTTTATTTAAAGCAGAATATGTTGCTAAAATTCCTCCACTGCCACAGTGCCATTATCTCAACTACCTCCCATCTAACAGCACTAAACTGTATGTAGCTGATCTGTTCATTTGAAATACTGgggaaaacaaaatcttttcTATTTAACGGGATTATTTTAGTAATACATTGTGTACAGGCACTGCTTACTGTGTGTACTTCTGTGCAGAgaaaattttatgcatttggTTTTCGATACTTAGGGAATCGCCAATCATTAGCACGTGAtttgattattttcaaaatattggCGTGACAGAGGACTATTGCGGTTATTAACTGGCTTCTGTAAATCCAGAGGAAGGAATGCATCAGTAATGGATTCTGATCCTAATTCTGATTAAGTGTCAGGCACTTGCATGGTTGCCAGAGGGTTCAGACATGACGCTGGAAATTTGGTGCATTCAGTTTTCCCCGTtactgaaagtatttttttagaatcagtaaataaaaaacCATCTAGTAATGCAGCctgtgattttaatttaacagcaaaataaattttattaacGTTGTTGAACTGCTATAATAATGTCAACCACTGTAATCTCTTATTTGCAGTTACAATAATTAATTACTGttaaggagctgtgaggcaccagtgtcACCTGTTTTCTGTGGGATTCCACAGCTATGCTTTCCCACCTCCACTTAGATCACATGGAacacaccctgagctgcaaCCTGCAATGGCGGAGCCATTCGCATTTAAATCCTGGTATTAAACAATGGTTGAAGTGCGTCAGATGTAACCGTCAGAAATGTTGGGAAATCGAGGCCACATGAAACGTGGGGTTCCAACTTCAGTCAAAATTTTCTGCATCAGCCCACTGGTTGGTGTGTTTGTGCCCGAGTAACTAGTGTGGTGAACACAGCGCCGCTGCAGAGAAGATGCCCTCACCTGTAAAGCATAAGCACATGGAAAGATCGCATTATGGCAGTGCATTCTGCAGCCCAAAATCTCATTATCAGAGCATAATTAATCTTCATATTTCCAGCCCAGACTGCTACCCACGCATTGCACTTCCAAAATGAAATGACTGTGTTTTATAGAACGACTTCCCCCACAGACTACCCAATCACCAGTGTTTATGAGCtaaaagagaacaaaacagTGGGATACAGATGTGTTCTCCACGAAGTGATGCcactaaaatataatttaaaaaatgggcGTGAAGTACAAACAAAGCAGACTGAAAATGAGGGGAAGAGCGCCTCCCTGTGGCCTTTAACAGCAACATCACCCACTTCAACTAAAGTGGGAAACGTCACAGTCAGATGAGAAAAGGAAGGGGAacgttttatatatatagtaaaataAGGTCTTTGGCGGGCCGGTAATCCATTCTCATccgagaagaaaaaaatagtaaagtAAATTTTGTAAAACAACAGTGGAATTAACTGCGTTTGTTGACAAAATTTTTGTCAAAAAAGGTGTATCGTATGCAAAATATGGATTTCTACAGAAGCTTGTCTAACAGACAGTAGGATTACGTGGATACACATTAGCTTACCTATAAATAACAGCATTATGTGGACGTATAAAGCTTACCTTAGAAGAAGCCGAAGCGTTTTGtgcagttaaaaagaaaatattaactCACGCAAATTATTATATTAGGAGTTCGTTTCTACAAGAATACGTTTCCGACACGGTTTTACAATTTGAGATAATTATCTGCTACCTCACCTGGTTACTTTATTAAGGTGTTTGAtttcaaaatagtttttaaactgaaaagtgTTTCTGGCAAGTAACTGCCGTTTCTTCACATACGACTTGAACTTCAAGCTGAAGTACAAACACTGACAGAAGCCGGACGCTATAAAACGACATTCATTGAACGTCCCCTGGTTACTTCACTTCAAAATGTGCGGAAAACACTTTGCTCGCGCTAGATTTTCTGCACCATTCATTGGCCGAAAAAAACGGAAGTGGATTATGATTGGTCGGAGCCTCAAcgagtgttttttttcaaacttcGTGCGTACAATATTCCGGAGACAGAGGAGGGAGACTTTTGACCCCGGTCTTTAGCCCCAATAACCCAATGAATGTAATGATTCAGGGTCTGCGTCATAAATCACTGTGAGAATAATGTGACTAGTCTCACACATACGTGTTAGTATAAGACTAAATTATTCTAAATCATAAAAGATTTTCCTTATTATCGGGTTGAAGACATAGTTAACAATGTTGTAAACATAAATCATAACATTGTGAAAACCTTTCATCTATCATTTACCCTAAATATGGTGTATActtctgtaatattttattgctTAAATAGCACACAGGTCTACTAACTGAAACCCGAGAAAAGTCGCGCTAGCTAGTTTGATTCTGCATacattgtgttaaaataaagattgtggaaatatttcaaaattcattAAACTTGAAATAGGAAAAGCAGTCCTGAGCATAAATAAACGattaatacaaataaactgATAGAAGTTGAATTACAGCATTGGACGTACTCGGCGTAATATAAATCCTGAACAAATTTAGCATTTTACCAggaataaagaaatataaacttatctttttttttagcaaacaGACAAGCAGAATCAGTGTCATTCAGAAAATGCGACTAAGTAAAACATTTGATTCTGAGGTGACTCGTctctttattattatgcttCTGTTTACTGTCCAATAGCATTAAAGAGATCCACAACAGGCACTTCTTCAGCAAACATGTGGTTGACTCGGGTTCAACTGTTTTTTCTACTATAATCATTATAATCATGTAACACTCTGCAACCCTATTGTTACTGAAACCTTTTGCCTTTGAGTTGTTGTATATTCCCGAACCTGTCTGCAATTTCTCGATATACTGTTTCTCATGTAACCCGGTTCTGTTCTGTTTATAAGGCCAAAAAGCCCGAACTGATGTTTACTGTAGGACACTGTACTACTGTGATTTCTTGAcctttctgggttaggctctggagaTCCTCCTGTCAAGTGATCTGCGCTCCGCTTCTCTCCTCTCACGTGGTCCTTCACGCTGAGCAGGTCTGTACCATGTGAGAATCCTGTAAGGGTGGGAAATTGGCAAATTTTTTTTCGAACAAACTTTCAATCTGTAGCCCTCAAAAAATAGAATTTTCTTTCTTGTGcgaattttaaaactttaaccGTTTGATTTAGTACTTAACTTGTCTGGTTTTCCCAGATACCTCTGTTTCCGAGTTCCCGTTCCCCCTATCGTTTCTAGTGGACTGTTCGGGAAGTACCGGCTAAAGACGGCAGAGCGAGGCGGTCAGCTGACTCGGCTCGTGCCGCCGAACATTGATTGGGTCTGTGTGGCGGTTCGGTTTGGGTGTTGGGCGATATGAGAATTCCTGAATAGGggtatttaaacatttcttttaaataactttttttgaaaagaaaaaagaagaaggctTCGTTCATGGCGTCGCTTCTGTTTTGCGGTCCCAAACTGGCCGCCTGTGGAATTGTCATCAGTATTTGGGGAGTTATTATGCTGGTAAGCTGTTTTTTCTACGATCATTATCCAAATATAAGTATTTATTATCAGTCGTACGTTGTGTAGCTCTGCACAAAAAGCTCGCTGTGGACATGATGTTCATTTTACGTGTCTGTCCACCAGCAACTTGGTTCAGAGTGACAGAGGTGACAATCAAATCAAAACAGATACAACTGATCAGACAGCGACATGATGTTTAACCTTTAAAACGAGTAACATCACGTATAGTTTGAGAATTACTGTATGTAATGACTTAAGTATTCcgtttttgttgttattattattcagtagcCAACGATTTGCCTGCCTTGCTTGGTTCATACATGATTTTTATAGATGAATTGATCATAAATCTTTGCACAGTGAAATTTCCTGcaggttttattattttacttggTTTCCTTCTGTTAAATGATTCATATTGCAATATGTGGTTTATTTGTGCACCTATCTTATGTAGTTAATGTTTTTCTATGATGAGCTTTACTGTTCACTAGTTGTTGTATAGGGATTTTCCTATTGTCATGTGGCAAAATAAGTCACGTGTGGtaattttcatgtaaaatgaTGTGGAAGGCAGATTCTTGAATGCACTGAATGTTGTGTGTATGAATATATGCTGTAATGCATCTTATGCATTGTAGCTCACAAAGCTTTACATATActtaggtttttttaaaaacaaatcaatgtttTAAGGTTTCACCTTCAGAAGAGGAAGGAGCCTCAGCAGCTCTTTCTTCACACTTTTCTTTCACTTCTCAACCCATGATGGGTTGACTGCAGAGAGTGTATGTGAATGAACAGTTTGTAGATTTGAGAGATTTGACCTGCGATCCATTGTGCTCCTCACTGCCTTCCTCATCGTCTAAGGCATTGCTGGGCATCTTCTTCAATGTCCACTCTGGAGTTCTCATCGAGGATGTGCCCTTCACAGAGGAGGACATCCAGAAAGAGTGAGTAATCTCCACCACGGCGTGACTCACTGTGGGTCTGTCCGGTCACTGTATGCTCATTAtcatcctttttatttttatctacaTATTTAGGAAGGTGCTTTCAAAAACAGATACCAAACTAGATTAAAATGTACATCTACCAAAGGGGTTGAGGttaaacacttttctcaagggGACAACAGCAAGATGACAGGTACATCTCTGCTAGtccagagaaatgagtagaggagatgtttgacttgccgaagcattcccacATAATTCGTGCAGCAGAATTCTGTATATGCTGTAGAgctttgatggcagtagcgggaaggccacacaagagacagttgcagtagtccagacaggatgtcaccatggcctggagaagtagttgggcagagtcagttgtgaggttaGGATGGATGCTGTGGCTgttatgcaggatatatctgcagatctgggttgtggcttcaatgtgctgagaaaaaccACTTCAGGTATATAGGTGGTGGGCATACAGTGATGTTAGCTTTAATTTTAAGGTCCAATACACAGGTAGAGATTATGTTCAtgacacattcacatttattcatttagctgatgctttgtgAGATCTTAATGAgacttctgttttgtgtttcctgtctgatttctttccctcctcctcttgctgcACACCTGCAGTTCCAGCTCTCCGCAAGCAATATATGCGCTCTATGACCAGGTGGGCTACAACTGCTACATCGCGGCAGCAATCTATGTGTTCATTGGGCTCCTGTCCTTCTGTCAGGCCCGACTCAACAAGCACAACGAGTACATGGAGCGCTAGCAGCCCCTCCTCAGTTCATCTTGCCTCGCTGTGTTGTGATCAGCTGTTCTTGACATTCCCTCTTGCAGGATGGTTGATTCCAGAAgttgttaatgtaaaaaaaaaaaaaaaaaaatccaaatcagtttgttttttttttttgggggggggtttgaaTTAAGTTCTTCTTTCAGTATTTATGTTGAAAGACTTCATTCAACTGCTCATCTACTCGGGTCTGTATCTTTGAACTGGAATTTAAACCTTCCAGGTGAGGAAGACATTAGTTGTTTACTCAAAGTTCCTTAGTTGTCAGTGAGGGGTGTCTGTGCCTCAGAAATGTCCTGTATCCTGTGTGTTGTTTCATTATGCTGTTTGGAGCCTTACAAAGATTGCTTCAGAAATGCTTGAGGACTGTATTTTAAGGATTCAGTTGCAGAGTTGTACAAAGGGATGGATCACATTACTTGGCCAAGGCTcagatcaatttaaaaaaaaaaaaaaaagggcctgGTTCTTGGTTGCCGCAACCACcattaatgtgttttctttaaaaaaaaattgccaacaCTGTTTCTCTTCATATTCCACGTGGCCTTGGTAGATCTGAATTGTGCCTATATGACATGCAGTGGTCCTGTTCCACTGCACCCACCAAAGtgctatgaatttttaaaattgatttgttGTCTCAAAAGTAATTGTACTTGTACAGCAGAAATAAAGTATTTGTGTTACTTCCCATTTTAAGGTGTTTAGGTTGtttgtgtttgcaacaaatatGTAGCTGCCCCCTTGTCCAGACTGGATGTTTATTGTAATAAAGCAGAATGGAGCTCTGCACCTATGACAATGTAGACTGTACATAAAAGACAATGATTAGCATCATGTTTGCAACACATTGTTTATATTGGAAAACTAGACCATAAGCAGAATACAGTGTTTATAGGAAATAGACATAaacctgtggtgtgtgtgtgtgtgtgtgtgtgtgtgtgtgtgtgtgtgtatatatatatatatatatatatatatatatttttttttttttaactgcatagTCTCTAAGcactactttattttattagttaCATCTTTTTAGCGTTAAAACCATGTTTATCTAGGTTCCCCTTTGATACAAAAAGTATTTAGACCGTTGGAAgataaaaatttatatttactgtacaatAATATGGGTGTTTCTCACTGGCCTATTTCATCAAATGAGTGAATAACACAGAATTACAGGAAAAGACTAGGCCACttgcatgaaaaatatattaccattaaaaaaaaaattaatcaggTTTTTTTAACATCACAGTGAAATGTGACAGACTTTTATACCTTTTTTGTGACACTATCAGCAATGTCAAACACCCTTAAGCGTTGCAGGTAACCACTACAGCTAAATATTGAAGATTCCAGTGACTTACTTACACCCCTGTGAGTCCTACTGTTCAGCTAAGTATGTGACACAGCACCCTACCCAGCAAGGCAGTCTTTGCGGTACTGCTGCCGTCTAAATGGTGATGCTGTTCTCGATGCGACTGGGACACAGGTACAGGTATGGCAGCTCCAAACCCTCGTTCTTTTTGGCAATGTGCTCCTCCACATCCCGCAGCTCTTGTCGGAACCTCTCGATGAGCTCCTTGGCACGAGGTTCAGTGAAGTACTCCTCAGTGTACTGCCCCAGTTGTATCTGGAATGGTTAAGCATTAAAGcaaagagacacagagaaagCAGCAGGTGTGAGTAGGGGATCATATGGACAATTTCACCTTTCAGGAGCATCTCAACTAAAACCACACTAATATTTCCAGTTAGATATTACAAGATGGGATAAAACACCAAGAAGAGGAGCTGTATAGCACCGCGGGACCCTGGACTCACTGCGTCAGGCTGGAGGCGCCCCAGGTGCCATGTGATGGCCATCTGCATACAGGACTGGCTGACATCAGGCAAAGTGTCTATGACTAGCTCCATGGTGATGGCATCTTTGTCAGTGGGCGGGGGGCAGCGCATGGTGCAAGGAGTGTTGGGGATCCAGGCGCACCAGTCAAACTGGTAATTAGAGCAGAGTGTCCCAAAGGGTATCACAGTGTGTGCGTacttgcgtgcgtgcgtgcgtgtgtgcgtgtacatGTGTACCTGGCCATTATTAGTAGCTGCATGCTGTGCTGTACTTGTGAAGATCACCACACTCAGCAGTGTGTTTAGTTCCTCCCTGGTCTTCAGCTCACTGGACAGACCTGCAGAGAACAGACCCCACTACCAGTCATCTGTGAACGCCATCATATTTCACCATAGAGATAACGTATCACCAGTCACACAGCAGATCACCCATCATTACACTAATAAACCATTCCGGCAGCTGATATTATTGGACAAGGGGACATAAGAAACAAAAGTCTGACCGAACTTGGGGATGTCCACGAAACCCTCGTTAGCGATCTCCTGTATCCAGGCTTGCAGCTCTTCATCCTCAGCCACATCGGTGTCGCTGGAGTAATAGAGGCACACCATCCCCCAGGTGAAGCTGGAAGAGCAGTGAGTGGTGGGCGGTTATGAGTGGCGAGATATAAATGGAGGGAATCCATTGACAGAATAGAGCGGAAAGAAAAAGCAGGGGCAGACATGGAGGAAGAGAGGGCAAGAGGGAAACAGGAAGAGGGATGAAGACTTAcagttagggttaaggttagatGTTCTAAGACAAAAATGCTGTAATGTTGAAGGAGGAACATAAAAATCCATCACAAACTATTAGTCTTTTTACAGCTTAGTACTGTCTGTCCTATATTTAGCTGCCTGAAATGTGGAATTATCTACCTTGCAGTTCTGCTCTTGTTTTGACTGCTGTTCTCACACCTTTCCTGCCCACTTCCAAGTAAAGGACAGATGTGCTCCTGTGATTAAGGTGCCTGTCAATCCacttaattttttcacattttggatTAGATGGTCCTGTGCAGAAGTAAGGGCCAACTGTCACAGAAGCACCATCCTGGCAACTGGTCCCGAGCAGCTCCCAGCTTCTGGCTGACTGGTGTAGGACCCCTGAGCATTTCAGACTTTACCTCTCTCAGGGAAACACTGCCAGATTTTCCTACCACCATTGTTGTCCTGGTCACAATTAGAGAAGGGCTCAGCTAGTGTTTGAGCCTTAAAGTCCAGTCAGAAAAAGGCTAACTGATGAACCACATGTTCCGTGTGTTTGTACCCATCTTGTACCGCAGTATCCTGAGTAGCCTTGGCCAAGTCCCACTGGTGTCTATCCCATGGGGTCTCCAGGTGTATCTCTCCCCCAGGTGCCGGCCTACCTGTGAATGGCATCCCACAGCATCATGCTGTCCTCTTTGTAGAAATAGCCTTTCAGCTTTGTCACACCACGCTCATGGAAGTCTACGCTGGGCTGGAGAGACCTGTACGTCAGAACCTTGTACTCTTTCTGGGCCAGCACCAGCAGGCCTTCACCCCCCGTTGAAACCACCTAGGGGACACAGGAATGGTAACTATCTGAAAACATACTCACTTACTGTCTACACTGTGACAGGGTACACCCCAAACTGGAAGCCAGTCCAATACAGGATAATATGTGAAAACAACtagaaaatgtattactttcTTGTTTGACTTCCAAACAAAATCATGGAAAGTGAATGATAaatttgacacatttatatagGTGGATTCTATATTGGTGTGATTGggactacaggcagtccccgagttacgaacatCCGATTTACATACAACCTGTACTTACAAACAACCCCCTTACTGACTggtaattagatttttttttttgaccatccgagaaaaaggaaacgatcaccactgaaactaaagagtaaataataaagtgaaaggtgaaacaccaatgaacaatggaaaagcgaacattaaagtttctttaatgttttccacGCACAcatagtctctctctctctgagagagcactcgACTAGAAAAGACTCTttttcccagttgcggaatctcactccaaACAACAACCCCACCCCCCGAACCCTCGTGCGTTCTCAACTCcccctcgctttgctcttccaactCCTGTCACTCATCATTCCCTAGTCCCATTCCACGTTTCTTTGAAAACGACCGCACGCCTTCTCCCTCGACCAcaatttcggatcctcgcctctgttcagttcgccaaCCGACCATTCAcccgtccccgaccacaagaacacgtctagtcctttgattctgaataaacaatcctgcacttcgGTGCagtctcctccgtgtcctctgctcatcatgacagtagtaacatttattattatctctttctatgtctttctctattataaatactgtagttacatttattatcataataatcatcatcacatcatattattattattaatattattactgtattgttatattaaagatgttttagtgtatccaaagtgtttctttaatgtttttatgcatagaaaggtacacggcATACTAGGTCAAACACTTCACAAACTGACGTTCGATACCCACCGTACCTAAGTGTTCTGACTTAAGTCAAAATCtgatttaaagacagactgaggacacggaactcgttcgtaattcggggactgcctctAAGTATTTTCCGCAGGTTACAACAGAAATAACatttctgggacttgaaccagtaacctaCAGGCTACAAGTACATGTCCTTCCCCATAACATGTCCTAATTCCCACACACGTAGCTCAGCATGCGTATTCGTACAAATAGGGAGTTTATGAAATAGAGTTTGGTTGCCAGGATATTTTTCCCATTCCCCTTTCATTGTGACACGACTAGCAGAtgctgagagagagaaatttaGACCCTTTTGAAGATGCCATTGGAGGAGATGAGCTGGGTGCGTCCTCGACAGTTGATCTCCAGGGTGTACCGCAGGTGTGGAGTCAGTAGCTATAAGGAGGGACACCCAGAGCTTCAGAGGAATGTTCTGAGGTAGAATACTATCATCAAGGTTCCAGTTCCAAATGGAATACAgcaattatttataatatttatgatGCTCATCAAAAATAAGCACAGACACTGTATAGCGTTTCCTTCCTAGATTGAGAGCTGGACACTAGAATAACACCGCCCCCCTCCCTTCTGGAGTCTCACCTTATAAATGGGATGAACAGCCGGAAGCTGCCGGAGAGTGGCTACACAGAACACCTCGATCACCAGGTGTGTGCGCAGCAGGTGGGACAACACCTGGAAAACCTGGAACTCGGAGTGACGAACCCATATTTTGGCCAGCAACCAGGCCAGAGGTGGATCACTGGGCAGGAAAATAGGAGTATCTGGGCCTGGATTCTGATCCAGCTGAAAATAGTTTGGCATTAGATATGTGTTTAGTTTCAGTGTACAGTCATATACAAAGATTATATTAGAAAGTTTGTGTtgcaaatttatgtagctgttagaAGATCAGAAGATCTGAGACCCTTTTTCAACacaggaagggattcagcagttctgagcgaccAAGGAAGTTCAACCCACCACAATGGTGCCAAAACTGAGAATCTACTGACTTTAAATTTTGGATCCCCTAGTGAGTGGCACCACCATACAACCAGTGTTGGAGGAGCCCAGTGCACTTGCAAGAGTGTAGAGTGATTAGGTTCTGACAGCATCTGTGTCCTAATTCTTTGACTCTTTTCTAGGCAGTAGTCAAAGTATGgaacttgatatgggcagctacagAAAGGTGAGATACATGGGAAAGTGTAGGCAGAACCGG
This window harbors:
- the rnaseka gene encoding ribonuclease kappa-A; amino-acid sequence: MASLLFCGPKLAACGIVISIWGVIMLALLGIFFNVHSGVLIEDVPFTEEDIQKDSSSPQAIYALYDQVGYNCYIAAAIYVFIGLLSFCQARLNKHNEYMER
- the alox12 gene encoding arachidonate 12-lipoxygenase, 12S-type → MDYTVTVATGTSEYSGTNNYVYVTVVGEKGESERTVLDNPGLDLCRGAVDKYRVHSAASLGQLLLVRLEKERYWVEDNWFCRYVAVTSPDGDTLTFPCYRWLVGNVKVELREGTAKKLNDDTLSLLLEHRRAELQERQKIYRWQAWAPGIPKCIDAKSEADLPQDARFDNEKRSDFEGSLQFALLELSLKTLALKFGKSWDSLDDFKRIFWKLRSPVAEYVMKNWREDWLFGYQFLNGCNPRMIQQCRKLPDNFPVSEDMVQGSMGPKMTLSKEMKAGNIYLVNYAIMDGIPANVIRNRPQHLAAPLCLLYEHPESGLIPIAIQLDQNPGPDTPIFLPSDPPLAWLLAKIWVRHSEFQVFQVLSHLLRTHLVIEVFCVATLRQLPAVHPIYKLLTPHLRYTLEINCRGRTQLISSNGIFKRVVSTGGEGLLVLAQKEYKVLTYRSLQPSVDFHERGVTKLKGYFYKEDSMMLWDAIHSFTWGMVCLYYSSDTDVAEDEELQAWIQEIANEGFVDIPKFGLSSELKTREELNTLLSVVIFTSTAQHAATNNGQFDWCAWIPNTPCTMRCPPPTDKDAITMELVIDTLPDVSQSCMQMAITWHLGRLQPDAIQLGQYTEEYFTEPRAKELIERFRQELRDVEEHIAKKNEGLELPYLYLCPSRIENSITI